From the genome of Muricauda sp. SCSIO 64092, one region includes:
- the hisF gene encoding imidazole glycerol phosphate synthase subunit HisF: protein MLTKRIIPCLDIKDGRTVKGVNFVDLRDAGDPVELAQRYAEEGADELVFLDISATEQKRKTLADLVYHVAEKLNIPFTVGGGISSVEDVDILLKNGADKVSINSSAVKRPDLINELVAKFGSQCIVVAIDAKQINGQWKVHLVGGKVPTELDLFHWAKEVEKRGAGEILFTSMNHDGTKNGFANEALAQLSEMVNIPLIASGGAGEMVHFSDTFVQGKADAALAASVFHFKEIAIKDLKEALKKDGIPVRI from the coding sequence ATGTTGACCAAACGAATCATACCCTGCCTAGACATCAAAGATGGTCGGACCGTAAAGGGAGTCAATTTTGTGGATCTGCGTGATGCTGGGGACCCGGTGGAATTGGCCCAGCGCTATGCGGAAGAGGGGGCTGACGAACTGGTCTTTTTGGATATTTCCGCCACGGAACAAAAGCGAAAGACACTTGCGGATTTGGTCTATCATGTGGCGGAGAAACTCAATATTCCGTTTACCGTTGGCGGAGGGATTTCCTCTGTTGAAGACGTGGATATCTTACTGAAAAACGGGGCTGATAAGGTCTCCATCAATTCCTCGGCCGTAAAACGGCCCGATTTGATCAATGAACTGGTGGCCAAATTTGGTTCACAATGCATAGTTGTGGCCATAGATGCCAAACAGATCAACGGACAGTGGAAAGTACATTTGGTCGGGGGCAAAGTACCTACCGAATTGGATTTGTTCCACTGGGCCAAAGAAGTGGAAAAACGTGGCGCGGGGGAAATCCTGTTTACCAGTATGAACCATGACGGCACTAAAAACGGATTCGCCAATGAAGCGCTGGCGCAACTTTCGGAAATGGTGAACATCCCATTGATTGCCTCGGGGGGTGCCGGGGAAATGGTTCATTTTTCCGATACTTTTGTGCAAGGGAAGGCCGATGCCGCCTTGGCGGCAAGCGTTTTTCATTTTAAGGAAATTGCCATTAAGGACTTAAAGGAAGCACTAAAAAAGGATGGGATTCCGGTGAGAATTTAA
- the hisIE gene encoding bifunctional phosphoribosyl-AMP cyclohydrolase/phosphoribosyl-ATP diphosphatase HisIE: MKIDFQKDGNELVPAIVQDARTKAVLMLGYMNQEALQKTQQTKKVTFFSRSKQRLWTKGEESGHFLELVDLKVDCDNDTLLVRANPVGPTCHEGTDTCWGEMNEPFFGFLSQLEEIIASRKENQDDEKSYVASLFRKGINKIAQKVGEEAVETVIEAKDNDEELFLNESADLLFHYLILLQAKGYSLKDVVKVLENRH, from the coding sequence ATGAAAATAGATTTTCAAAAAGACGGTAACGAGCTTGTTCCGGCAATTGTTCAGGATGCCAGGACCAAAGCTGTTCTCATGTTGGGTTATATGAACCAGGAAGCCCTTCAAAAAACACAGCAGACCAAAAAGGTCACTTTTTTTAGCCGTAGCAAGCAACGCCTATGGACAAAAGGGGAGGAGAGTGGTCATTTTTTGGAATTGGTCGATTTAAAGGTAGATTGTGATAACGATACGCTATTGGTGCGCGCCAATCCGGTAGGGCCAACGTGTCATGAAGGAACGGACACCTGTTGGGGAGAGATGAATGAACCATTTTTTGGCTTTCTATCCCAATTGGAGGAAATTATCGCTTCCCGTAAGGAAAACCAGGATGATGAAAAGAGTTATGTGGCCTCACTGTTCCGAAAAGGAATCAATAAGATTGCCCAGAAAGTGGGGGAAGAAGCCGTGGAAACCGTTATTGAGGCCAAGGATAATGATGAAGAACTGTTTTTGAACGAAAGTGCGGATTTATTGTTCCACTATTTGATTTTATTACAGGCCAAAGGCTATTCATTAAAGGACGTCGTCAAAGTTCTGGAAAACAGGCATTAA
- a CDS encoding head GIN domain-containing protein has product MKSTLIHSLILATVLLVSSCDTESIRVSDTISTRQYSFSNYEALELSGDFNAFVTFSETEERIEIEANDNIQSKIRVSQDGNTLKIRLENNVALRGNATMNAYITTRNISRYRVSGDSSVELENLLVANTVTVDVLGDSRFYGEVDTNNLSVDVKGDSVIDVFGTAGTANVDLSGDSTIKDYDLVVEDLTIDMSGDSSAYLSVNGTIDIDASGDSALNYRGDAEIIRQRLTGDSRIQKRD; this is encoded by the coding sequence ATGAAATCAACATTGATCCATAGCCTGATTTTGGCCACCGTATTACTTGTGTCCTCTTGTGACACCGAATCGATTCGGGTTTCCGATACCATTTCAACCCGGCAATACTCCTTTTCCAATTATGAAGCTTTGGAGCTCTCCGGGGATTTTAATGCCTTTGTTACCTTTTCCGAAACCGAAGAACGTATTGAAATTGAGGCCAATGACAACATCCAAAGTAAAATAAGGGTCTCCCAAGATGGGAACACCTTAAAGATCCGGTTGGAAAACAACGTCGCCCTACGGGGGAATGCCACTATGAACGCCTACATTACAACACGCAACATATCCCGGTACCGGGTTTCCGGCGATTCCTCCGTAGAACTGGAAAACCTATTGGTAGCGAACACGGTTACCGTGGACGTTTTGGGCGACAGCCGCTTTTATGGAGAAGTGGATACGAACAATTTGTCCGTTGATGTAAAAGGAGACTCCGTCATAGATGTATTTGGCACTGCCGGAACGGCCAATGTGGATTTAAGTGGTGATAGTACGATAAAAGACTATGATCTGGTCGTAGAAGACCTTACCATAGACATGAGCGGGGATAGCTCGGCATACCTGTCCGTCAATGGCACCATTGATATTGACGCCTCCGGGGATAGTGCGCTTAACTATCGTGGAGATGCGGAAATCATTCGGCAACGTTTGACTGGGGATTCCAGAATACAGAAGAGGGATTAG
- a CDS encoding DUF4097 family beta strand repeat-containing protein, giving the protein MATPYKTILWMALALFSVHLGTAQERVSKTVEKSFSLTNAGELRLENKYGNITLTGWDQDEVKVTTAIRVNHRKRSNAEDLLDRIRPKFTSGGNYVAVVSEIINKNTGWFADFFNRNNPIDFDRSHVQIDYEVFLPRKATLKVTNRFGDVVLQGWSGPLNTLIEHGDLWIGDDLARADIILKFGKLRARNIEYADLNLKNGELDMEDVQTLRLNSSGTDMKINTINSLEVYSNKDDISLAEVGKMYGTLQFSTLNLERLTKSADMKMKIADFNVARIAESVSDLSIAQESSEINLMVTDFSHRFTATVEQGVVRLPKSFENVNSEMLDKGRKLRKIDATYGDSMNGTIGINGVKGIITLRE; this is encoded by the coding sequence ATGGCTACACCTTATAAAACAATACTTTGGATGGCATTGGCGCTGTTCTCGGTACATTTGGGTACCGCGCAGGAGAGGGTTTCCAAAACCGTGGAGAAAAGCTTTTCGCTTACCAATGCCGGAGAACTACGCTTGGAAAACAAATACGGAAACATTACCCTAACGGGATGGGATCAGGACGAAGTAAAGGTCACCACGGCCATCCGGGTGAACCACAGAAAGAGGAGCAATGCCGAAGATCTATTGGATCGTATTCGTCCCAAGTTCACTTCCGGTGGGAATTATGTGGCCGTTGTTTCAGAAATCATCAATAAAAATACCGGATGGTTTGCGGATTTCTTTAACCGAAACAATCCCATTGATTTTGATCGCAGCCATGTGCAAATTGATTATGAGGTCTTCTTGCCCCGCAAGGCAACCCTTAAGGTTACCAATAGGTTTGGGGATGTTGTGCTGCAAGGATGGAGTGGACCCCTTAACACCTTGATTGAGCATGGTGATCTTTGGATCGGGGACGATCTGGCCAGGGCCGATATTATCCTGAAGTTTGGAAAACTACGGGCCAGGAATATTGAATATGCCGATCTTAATCTTAAAAATGGGGAACTGGATATGGAGGACGTCCAAACCCTGCGTTTGAACAGTAGTGGTACGGACATGAAGATCAACACGATCAATTCCTTGGAAGTGTATTCCAATAAGGATGATATTTCACTTGCCGAAGTAGGCAAGATGTATGGTACTTTACAATTCAGCACCTTGAACCTGGAACGTTTGACAAAAAGTGCGGATATGAAGATGAAAATCGCCGATTTCAATGTGGCACGGATTGCAGAATCGGTATCCGATCTTTCCATAGCGCAGGAATCCTCTGAAATCAATCTTATGGTCACCGATTTTTCACATCGCTTCACGGCCACCGTGGAACAGGGAGTGGTACGTTTGCCCAAATCCTTTGAAAACGTCAATTCCGAAATGTTGGACAAAGGACGAAAATTGCGGAAGATAGATGCTACCTATGGCGATAGTATGAACGGCACCATTGGTATCAATGGAGTTAAGGGAATTATAACCTTACGTGAATAA
- a CDS encoding RNA polymerase sigma factor, whose translation METDIRFTHQTLVEQCKTGNPSSQYELYSLYVDAMFNVGLRFLGNKEDAEDIVQDSFVDAFKKLNSFKYESSFGAWLKRIVINKSINHLRAKRVPLVPMEAHEFHLADEEPMEADAVDVQKVKRGISQLPEGYKQIINLYLIEGYDHVEIGEILDISTSTSKSQYHRAKKKLVEIIRAL comes from the coding sequence TTGGAAACCGATATCCGCTTTACACATCAAACCCTGGTTGAGCAATGCAAGACCGGCAATCCCAGTTCGCAATACGAGCTGTACAGCCTGTACGTAGATGCCATGTTCAACGTGGGGCTTCGGTTTTTGGGGAACAAGGAAGATGCCGAGGACATTGTGCAGGACAGTTTTGTGGATGCCTTTAAAAAGCTGAACAGCTTTAAATACGAGAGCAGTTTCGGGGCTTGGCTCAAACGGATTGTCATCAATAAAAGCATCAACCACCTCAGGGCCAAAAGGGTTCCCTTGGTGCCCATGGAGGCCCATGAGTTCCATCTGGCGGATGAGGAGCCCATGGAGGCCGATGCGGTGGATGTACAAAAGGTAAAAAGGGGCATTTCCCAATTACCGGAAGGGTATAAGCAGATCATTAACCTATACCTGATTGAAGGTTATGACCATGTGGAGATTGGGGAGATACTGGATATTTCGACGAGTACCTCCAAATCACAATACCACAGGGCAAAGAAAAAATTAGTGGAAATCATACGAGCATTGTAA
- a CDS encoding DUF2268 domain-containing putative Zn-dependent protease (predicted Zn-dependent protease with a strongly conserved HExxH motif) has protein sequence MHVVFQEEKAQFTQPEKERIHEYLMDSEKVVRSLLPNLPDSIQVQLEIVDWNLESVGGVTGRAESNSPPLVLIQISNVHANGILGAIEAGLKSTVYHEFHHLVRGWAIQDNKFGPGIAIAMVNEGLAEVFAEQYTGQEFEANHIPEHVNADDWVEELLALPRDASYQEWMFEHPDGRTSIGYRTGNHVIKKAMEKSGKNILELSKLAPNEILKLAGY, from the coding sequence TTGCATGTCGTTTTCCAGGAAGAAAAGGCGCAATTTACCCAACCGGAAAAAGAGCGCATCCATGAGTATTTGATGGATTCCGAAAAAGTGGTGCGAAGCCTTTTGCCCAATTTACCGGACAGCATACAAGTACAGCTCGAAATTGTGGATTGGAACCTGGAAAGTGTCGGTGGTGTTACCGGGCGAGCTGAATCAAATTCCCCTCCCCTGGTTTTAATCCAAATATCCAATGTGCATGCCAATGGTATCCTGGGCGCTATCGAGGCAGGCTTAAAATCCACGGTTTATCATGAGTTCCACCACTTGGTGCGGGGTTGGGCCATTCAAGACAACAAATTTGGGCCCGGCATAGCCATTGCAATGGTCAATGAAGGATTGGCCGAAGTGTTTGCCGAACAATACACAGGTCAGGAATTTGAGGCCAACCATATTCCCGAACATGTGAACGCCGATGATTGGGTTGAGGAGCTATTGGCTTTACCAAGGGACGCCAGTTATCAGGAATGGATGTTTGAGCACCCCGATGGTAGAACCTCTATTGGCTATCGTACCGGAAACCATGTCATCAAAAAGGCTATGGAAAAATCGGGTAAGAATATTTTAGAGTTAAGTAAACTTGCCCCAAATGAGATTCTAAAGCTTGCGGGATATTAA
- a CDS encoding ArsR/SmtB family transcription factor — protein sequence MRIRTEISSKYINETDHEVAKIANALAHPVRVALVRYLSGKNQGKGVDNITCNKDLVEMFNYSQSTISQHVKILKEAGLFLTERHDKFTHYDMNYGLLEKFAKTLDSLN from the coding sequence ATGCGCATACGTACCGAAATCTCCAGCAAATACATTAATGAAACGGACCATGAGGTGGCAAAAATTGCCAATGCATTGGCACATCCCGTTCGGGTGGCCCTGGTACGTTACCTATCGGGAAAGAACCAGGGGAAAGGTGTTGACAATATCACCTGTAACAAGGATTTGGTGGAGATGTTCAACTATTCACAGTCCACCATTTCGCAGCATGTCAAAATTTTAAAGGAAGCGGGATTATTTCTCACCGAACGACATGATAAGTTTACCCACTACGATATGAACTATGGGCTGCTGGAAAAGTTTGCCAAGACCTTGGACTCCCTAAATTAG
- a CDS encoding phosphatase PAP2 family protein: protein MQKAMLLLLLVVSAELRSQSLHHLEPAKNHYLELQQLDATPNAERSELDKKSFMPNEYRSVSLSYILMAPAYLTTEQVEELKNSVAFPANSSNQTQAELEFLLAWQAKRTPAQEKRASQVLAPVGYWPHMDIKKDHERYNKNVRDLMFEGREVLGEGCTAANYPATFKLLQGVTKDMRIMEFTVKYHLLRARPYVLEPKLQPLAIMGSPSFASGHTLWAYIQAFTWSELVPHKREQFLDLAYEIGESREIMGIHYPSDEEAARVLAHGMLTAMWSNPKFQGDLKAAKGEWR, encoded by the coding sequence ATGCAAAAAGCAATGCTTCTTTTACTTCTGGTAGTAAGTGCCGAGCTACGCTCTCAATCCCTCCACCACTTGGAACCCGCCAAAAATCATTATCTGGAATTGCAACAACTGGATGCCACCCCCAATGCGGAACGCAGTGAACTGGACAAAAAGTCATTTATGCCAAATGAATACCGTTCGGTATCCCTTTCCTATATCCTGATGGCTCCGGCCTACTTGACCACCGAACAGGTTGAGGAATTAAAAAATAGCGTTGCTTTTCCTGCGAACAGTTCCAACCAGACTCAGGCCGAATTGGAATTTTTATTGGCATGGCAAGCAAAGCGGACCCCAGCACAGGAAAAACGGGCATCCCAGGTTTTGGCTCCTGTAGGCTACTGGCCGCATATGGATATCAAAAAAGACCATGAACGCTATAATAAAAATGTAAGGGACCTGATGTTTGAGGGTAGGGAAGTGCTGGGCGAAGGATGTACCGCAGCCAACTACCCGGCTACATTTAAACTCTTACAGGGAGTGACCAAAGACATGCGTATCATGGAGTTTACCGTAAAATACCATCTATTGCGCGCCCGACCGTATGTGCTGGAACCCAAACTACAACCTCTGGCCATTATGGGTTCCCCCTCCTTTGCCAGTGGACATACCTTATGGGCCTATATCCAGGCTTTTACATGGAGTGAGTTGGTACCGCACAAAAGAGAACAGTTTTTGGACCTGGCCTATGAAATAGGGGAGTCCCGGGAAATTATGGGCATTCACTATCCCAGTGATGAAGAAGCGGCCCGGGTATTGGCGCATGGCATGTTGACCGCCATGTGGTCCAATCCCAAGTTTCAGGGCGATTTAAAAGCGGCAAAGGGGGAGTGGAGGTAA
- the rraA gene encoding ribonuclease E activity regulator RraA, translating to MKIVTADLWDEHTTALKVLPLELQNYGGKTAFCGEIVTLKVYEDNSYVRKTLEENGNGKVLVVDGGGSKRCALVGDNIASLANENGWEGIIIYGCIRDSKVIKTMDVGIKAIGTCPVKSRKQNIGSKGETLLIEGTEIVPGNYIYSDEDGILLSTEKLL from the coding sequence ATGAAGATAGTTACAGCAGATTTATGGGATGAACATACGACAGCACTAAAGGTGTTACCACTGGAGTTGCAGAATTATGGGGGGAAAACGGCTTTTTGCGGGGAAATTGTCACGCTGAAAGTATACGAGGACAATTCCTATGTAAGGAAAACACTGGAGGAAAACGGAAACGGAAAAGTGCTGGTAGTTGATGGCGGTGGTTCCAAAAGATGTGCGCTGGTGGGGGATAATATCGCCTCGTTGGCCAATGAAAATGGCTGGGAAGGTATTATTATTTATGGTTGTATTCGGGACTCCAAAGTAATAAAAACCATGGATGTGGGAATCAAAGCCATAGGCACCTGTCCTGTAAAAAGCAGAAAGCAAAACATTGGGTCCAAAGGGGAAACACTTCTAATCGAAGGAACCGAAATCGTTCCAGGAAACTATATCTATTCCGATGAAGATGGCATTTTGCTTTCGACCGAAAAACTATTGTGA
- a CDS encoding GIY-YIG nuclease family protein — protein sequence MKLFFVYILECSDNTFYTGITSDLQGRLQAHQMGKHRDSYTFSRRPVSLVFFCEFTEASKAIEVEKQIKRWSRAKKKAMISGDFEQLPNLAKKKFKKEN from the coding sequence GTGAAATTATTCTTCGTTTATATCCTTGAGTGCTCGGACAACACTTTTTATACAGGTATCACGTCAGATTTACAAGGTCGCTTACAAGCACATCAAATGGGGAAACATCGCGATAGTTATACTTTTTCAAGACGACCTGTAAGTCTTGTTTTTTTCTGTGAATTCACTGAAGCATCCAAAGCGATTGAAGTGGAAAAACAAATAAAGAGATGGTCAAGAGCTAAGAAAAAAGCGATGATTTCAGGCGATTTTGAACAGCTTCCCAATTTGGCCAAGAAAAAGTTTAAGAAAGAGAATTAA